The genomic DNA ATTAATACTTTTTTAGCGCCTGCTTGAATGTGTGCTTCAGCTTTTTCTTTATCTGTGAAGAAACCAGTACATTCTAATACTACGTCTACACCAAGGTCACCCCAAGGTAATTTAGCAGGTTCTGGTTCAGAGAATGATTTCACTTCTTTACCATTCACACGGAAACCACCATCAATTACTTCCACTTCTTCAGTAAAACGTCCTTGCATTGTGTCATATTTCAATAAATGTGCAAGCATATCGTCATCTGTTAAATCGTTTACAGCTACGACCTCAATGTTTTCTACATCTTGAATTCTTCTAAATGCTAAACGACCTATTCTACCAAATCCGTTAATTGCTACTTTTACTGCCATGTTAATGGCCTCCTTTAATGATATTTAAAAAGTGGATCAATTCAAAATTAAACAAATCACGCACTTTTTATTATAACTAAATTGTTTCACTCGTAATGACTTTTGCCGCAGCTTCATCTGTAATTAAAACAGTATTGGGAGAAGCGATTTTAAGGTATGCCTTAATTGCAAGACCTTTCGACGCACCACCCGCTACAGCAAAAATGTGTGCTTTTGATTGAGCTTCTTCTAACTGAATTCCAATCGTTTTAACCTTGTGAATGATGTTACCTTGTTGATCAAAATAGTATCCTAACGATTCACCGACAGCATGATGATGTTGAAGCTTTTCGATGACTTCTAATGGCGATTGTCTTCGTTTCGCCATTTTCAGCGCATCACCAATACCATGAATAGTGAATTGAGACTCTCTAATTTTATCCAATGTCTGGATAACAGAAGGTTCTTGCATCAAATTTTGATAAGTCAACTCACTCACTTGCTCAGGGACGTATAGTGTAGTGTAGTCGCCCCCGGTTCTCTGTGCCATTCTAGAACAAATTGTGTTGGCTTGAAAAACAACATTTTGACCTAAGCCACCACGTGCTGGAACAAACAAAACATGGAAGGGAAGTTTCGACATCGCATCACTAACTGATGCCATAGTTGAACCACCCGTTACTGAAACAATTGCACGATCGTACAATTGCTTTTCAAGCAGTTGCCCAGCAATTCGACCAAGTTCTACCTTTACAGCAGAATCTGTATCGCTGTTCCCCGGAATGACATGAACTTCATTGATATCGTATTGACCTTTAATCGTTTGAGCAAGGCGATGATAATCAGAATAATGATTGAAATAAGCATTCAACTGTGTGACTACATCCTTACCTTCTACTGTCAACGCCATACCTGTGGGTTTGACAGAAATTAACTCTTGATGTTTAAGTAAATCTGTTTCTGAACGTAAAACACGTTCTGTCAAATTCAACATCTCACTCAAAGTTCGTCGTCCTACAGGTTGATATTTCTGAATCGTTGCTAAAATAGAGAACCTTCGATACATTTTGTCTATCAAGTCAGGCACAATTTTTTGTTGCACTTGAATCATACGTTCCAAGGTAAATGCCCCCTTAATAGTCAATTAGATGGTCAACTTTGAGCCACGCTTTGACATTTATAGTCCCAAGCACTGTAAAAAAATATATCTTGTTGTTTACAAACCCATCATACTACTGAAAAAGATAAAATGCAAGTCATAAACCATCCCAATTCAATAAAAGGTTGGACGAATAACGACCAACAATAATCTCATATGACTTCCATTTTATTTATAGCACGTTACACCATTTTTAAACATCATTATCTATTTTATTGCAAGACGTTAAGTTATTTCATATATTTACATAAAGAGGTGATTCTATGTCAAGAGATTCCGAACAGCCCGAGGTTATAGACCCTTCAGATCCACGCTATCGTCGCCCCGAAGATATACAACGCGGTTTAAACGAAAATAGATATGAAGGTGGAAATTATACCTATACGCGTTACTATGGGTGTACGCCTGTAGGCTGCTTGCCAGGTTGTTTATTTTCCATTTTTTTATCAATACTTTTAACATTATTACTCAATTTACTTTTTTAATATGAACAAGAAGAAATAAGTCGAAATGCGCATTTTATACTTCTAGTCAACATCCATATCAAGTGATTAGAAATAATAAAGTTGCAAAATAAAAAGCATAGCCACACGCTTTATGCGTTGAGTTGACTATGCCTTTTCTTTATCTTATTCATATAGTAACCGCGCAACACGATACGGTTCAAAATCTTCCGTTCTTCGTTTACTTTGCGTTTCAAAGTGTATTTCTTAAGCCATTTTAATGTTGATTACTTTTATCTTCTGACGGTTTTTGATTTTGGCCTTGGTTTTGGTTTTGATTTTGTTGAGGTCGTTGTTGAGAATGACCATTAGGTTGTTGTGTTGAAGGTTCCTTTTTAGGCTCCTGTGTTGAAGATGGTGGCGTTTTAGGTTCGTTTGAAGATGGTTCATTCGTCTTCGGTTCCGACGATTTTGGTTCTGAACTATCTGGTTTTTCATTCGTCTTCGGTTCTTTTTTAGGTTCCTCAGTCTTCGGCTCTTCTTTCTTAGGTTTTTCTGTTTTCGGCTCTGTTGATTTAGGTTTTTGCTGCTGATTACGTTGGTTTTGTAACTCTGCTTGACGTTCCGCTTCAATCGATTGTTGACGCGCCGCTTCTAAAGATCTTTCTTGCTCCGCTTGTTCTTTTTCAATACTTTTTTCTTTTTCTCTCTTTTCTTGCGCTTTTTTCTCTTTTTCTTTTTTAATTTCAGCATCACGCTTTTCTTTTTGTTCCTCAATAGACTTCTCTTTTAATCGCTCACTACTTCGGTGTGATTGATCGACGAATGAAAAGATTGCAAACACTAATCCTGCTAGCAATAATAATACGACAATAATACTGATAATCGCTAAACCTCGTTTTTTCTTTTTCCCGTTTTCAGCATATTTTGGTCCTTGTCCACTTCTTTTTGGTGCTGACATGATTTTCCCTCTCTTTATTAAGATCTCAATCTATTTAGTTTAAGCTATATTTATTTTTAAACTTACGTCTTGTCTGCCTTGTGATATTACAATTATACAATATTAGAAAGTTGACGACTATGTGACTTTTAAATTAATAACATTCAATATAAATCATATCACTCAAAACGACAAGGCACCAATTATCGAAATCTCCTAAATCAAAACCATGATCCATCTCACTCACCTTTTATGAAACAACACTACCCAAAACTATGATTCATTACTATTGTAACGAAATGGGGCATATTAAGTCCAAATTGCTATTGAATCTAAAAAACTTCCATGCCTCATCTGCTGATACTACTTTCAAGGTGAAGTTTAAAAATAATCATAATGAGGAAATGATTAACTATTACACCATTAATCATCTAAACATAAACGAAGATAATAAAAAGAGGTCTGAATGCTGCATCATTCAGGCCTCAACTAAAGGGAGTCAAAAATTACCTTCGTCGTATATATTATGGGGTATACTGAATTTAATTAAGAGATGTATTAATTATCGAAGGTACTTCTATTATAACGCACTTTGTGAATTAATAAACACACTTTAATGCATTTAAAGTGAAAAGTTAATGTCTGTTCTATGACAATAATATGAACAAGTCAAAAGGAGTGGTTTAAGTGACGAATTATTTAATAACTGGTGGCACAGGTATGGTTGGTACAGCACTAGTTGAAGACATTTCACAACGACCTGATTCAATGATTTACATCCTTACACGTAGCGATCGAAGTTCAAAATCTTCGCGTATTCAATATATAAATTGGAATCAAACGGGTTGGGAACAAAAAGTCCCCGACATTGATATCGTTATTAACTTAGCAGGCGCGACGTTAAATAAAAGATGGACAAAGACGCATCAACAACTTATGATGACAAGCCGAATACAATCCACGCGCGCACTATATGACTTATTTAAAACACGCAAGCAAAAGCCGAGTGTGCTTTTCAACGCAAGTGCGATGGGATATTATCCACCATCTCATACTGCAACGTATACGGAAGACTTTCGTACAACACCACATGATCTTTTATCCGAAATCGTTTATCAATGGGAAAAGCAGGCTTCACTATTTGAATCACTAGGTACACGTGTGATTTTAGGCCGATTTGGCCTCATCCTCTCTCAAAATGGTGGCGCTCTGCCTATGATCGAAAAA from Staphylococcus schleiferi includes the following:
- a CDS encoding DUF4887 domain-containing protein — encoded protein: MSAPKRSGQGPKYAENGKKKKRGLAIISIIVVLLLLAGLVFAIFSFVDQSHRSSERLKEKSIEEQKEKRDAEIKKEKEKKAQEKREKEKSIEKEQAEQERSLEAARQQSIEAERQAELQNQRNQQQKPKSTEPKTEKPKKEEPKTEEPKKEPKTNEKPDSSEPKSSEPKTNEPSSNEPKTPPSSTQEPKKEPSTQQPNGHSQQRPQQNQNQNQGQNQKPSEDKSNQH
- a CDS encoding sugar-binding transcriptional regulator; this translates as MIQVQQKIVPDLIDKMYRRFSILATIQKYQPVGRRTLSEMLNLTERVLRSETDLLKHQELISVKPTGMALTVEGKDVVTQLNAYFNHYSDYHRLAQTIKGQYDINEVHVIPGNSDTDSAVKVELGRIAGQLLEKQLYDRAIVSVTGGSTMASVSDAMSKLPFHVLFVPARGGLGQNVVFQANTICSRMAQRTGGDYTTLYVPEQVSELTYQNLMQEPSVIQTLDKIRESQFTIHGIGDALKMAKRRQSPLEVIEKLQHHHAVGESLGYYFDQQGNIIHKVKTIGIQLEEAQSKAHIFAVAGGASKGLAIKAYLKIASPNTVLITDEAAAKVITSETI
- a CDS encoding TIGR01777 family oxidoreductase, yielding MTNYLITGGTGMVGTALVEDISQRPDSMIYILTRSDRSSKSSRIQYINWNQTGWEQKVPDIDIVINLAGATLNKRWTKTHQQLMMTSRIQSTRALYDLFKTRKQKPSVLFNASAMGYYPPSHTATYTEDFRTTPHDLLSEIVYQWEKQASLFESLGTRVILGRFGLILSQNGGALPMIEKPYRFFVGGRIGSGHQWYSWIHLEDLKRAILFLIDHKTASGVYNLAAPAPETQNQFGKILGNTLHRPHYTWMPATLMRLVLGKMSTLVLDTQFIVPQKLNQLHFTFNYPTLSLALNDIYSH